In the Acanthopagrus latus isolate v.2019 chromosome 23, fAcaLat1.1, whole genome shotgun sequence genome, one interval contains:
- the si:ch211-76l23.4 gene encoding uncharacterized protein si:ch211-76l23.4, whose protein sequence is MAPKLSVLLLLLTVATVTVLAQRRRQPSTSGATSTSTTTNDEWNYRDGSEKVNMRGVANLTQILDNWRFDILTQMRGLLQDDHQSLLPDYARIQPLSEALDDLYKEFNALKAHLGDLTEKFAAIETFIDEVKASRANNANTGPASGPAPAPGSIPRQTGRRVMKKKATTTTS, encoded by the exons ATGGCCCCCAAACTGagcgtgctgctgctgttgctgacCGTTGCCACGGTAACGGTGCTGGCCCAGAGGCGACGCCAGCCGTCGACGAGCGGcgccacctccacctccaccaccaccaacgATGAGTGGAACTACAGGGATGGCT CTGAGAAGGTGAACATGCGCGGCGTTGCAAACCTGACTCAGATTCTGGACAACTGGAGGTTCGACATCCTGACCCAGATGAGAGGACTCCTGCAGGACGACCACCAGTCGCTGCTGCCGGACTACGCCAG GATCCAGCCGCTGTCTGAAGCTCTAGACGATCTCTACAAGGAGTTCAACGCCCTCAAAGCTCACCTGGGCGACCTGACCGAGAAGTTCGCCGCCATAGAAACTTTCATCGACGAGGTGAAGGCCAGCCGTGCCAACAACGCCAACACCGGACCGGCTTCGGGTCCGGCTCCGGCTCCGGGCTCCATCCCCAGACAGACCGGGAGGAgggtgatgaagaagaaggCGACCACTACAACCTCCTAA
- the flr gene encoding tetratricopeptide repeat protein 30A isoform X2, with protein sequence MTAIKDGEYTATIYKLIKDGQYVEAIHILNGQLQKHTKSRAALSLMGYCYYHIQDFTNAAECYEQLTQLHPEVEEYKVYYAQSLYKSGAYPEATKASFVLDNPSSHTKMVKLQACIKYCEEDYSAAKSMLEQLPQDDPDYIYNMGCLLYQDGKYEEACKKFMSAMQVLGYVPALSYNIALCYYNLKNYDQAHKYIGEIIERGIKDHPELSVGLTTEGIDLPSVGNTLVLQQTALIEASNLKAAIEYQLKNIKVAQDALTDMPPRSEEELDPVTLHNQALLNMDTKPSEGFEKLAFLLQQPSFPPVTFGNLLLLYCKHEYFDLAADVLAENAHLTYKFLSPYMYEFLDALLTCQTAPEEAFRKFDEMNGKLTEQLRKLAKQDVRLVREDEVQKKALQEYDLMQEKYIVVLMAQAKIYWNRENFQMVEKIFRKSVEVCNEDDTWKLNVAHVLFMQNKYKEAIGFYEPIVKKHYDNVEQCNIQECPCKCKPSILNVSAVVLANLCVSYIMTNQNEEAEELMRKIEKEEEQISYDDPDKKVFHLCIVNLVIGTLYCAKGNYDFGISRVIKSLEPYNKKLGTDTWFYAKRCFLSLLENMSKHMVMLRDAVVQECIQFLEHCEAYGKEVPAIIEQPLEEIHTHIGKNTVTYEARLLKALFYEVIGWNK encoded by the exons ATGACAGCTATAAAAGACGGGGAGTACACGGCTACAATCTACAAACTG ATTAAAGACGGCCAGTATGTGGAAGCAATTCACATCCTAAACGGTcaacttcaaaaacacacaaag TCCAGGGCAGCACTGTCTCTGATGGGTTACTGCTACTATCACATCCAGGATTTCACCAACGCAGCAGAGTGCTACGAGCAGCTCACCCAGCTGCACCCAGAGGTGGAGGAGTACAAAGTGTACTACGCCCAGTCTCTGTACAAATCTGGGGCTTATCCTGAAGCCACCAAGGCCTCCTTCGTGCTTGACAACCCCAGCAGTCACACCAag ATGGTCAAGCTGCAAGCCTGCATCAAATACTGTGAGGAAGATTACTCTGCTGCCAAG tccATGCTGGAGCAGCTGCCCCAGGACGACCCAGACTACATCTACAATATGGGCTGTTTGCTTTACCAGGACGGCAAGTACGAGGAGGCCTGTAAGAAGTTCATGTCGGCCATGCAAGTGCTGGGATACGTGCCAG CGTTGTCCTACAACATCGCCTTGTGTTACTACAACCTGAAGAACTACGATCAGGCACACAAATACATCGGAGAGATCATAGAACGAGGCATCAAAGACCATCCAG AGCTGAGTGTCGGCTTGACAACTGAGGGAATCGACCTCCCGAGCGTTGGCAACACGCTGGTGCTGCAGCAGACGGCCCTGATCGAAGCTTCCAACCTCAAAGCTGCCATCGAATACCAGCTGAAGAACA TAAAAGTAGCTCAGGACGCGTTGACAGACATGCCCCCCAGATCAGAGGAG gagCTGGACCCAGTGACACTCCATAACCAGGCTCTGTTGAACATGGACACGAAGCCGTCTGAGGGTTTCGAGAAGCTGGCCTTCTTGCTCCAGCAGCCCTCCTTCCCACCCGTAACCTTTGgaaacctgctgctgctttactgCAAACACGAG TACTTTGACCTGGCAGCTGACGTCCTGGCAGAGAACGCCCATCTCACCTACAAGTTCCTCTCTCCG tATATGTATGAGTTTCTTGACGCCTTGTTGACCTGCCAGACGGCACCAGAGGAG gcGTTTAGGAAGTTTGATGAGATGAATGGAAAACTGACGGAGCAGTTACGCAAGCTGGCCAAGCAG GACGTCAGGCTGGTTCGAGAAGATGAGGTGCAGAAGAAAGCTCTGCAGGAGTACGACCTGATGCAGGAGaa GTACATCGTGGTCCTGATGGCCCAGGCCAAGATCTACTGGAACCGGGAGAACTTCCAGATGGTGGAGAAGATTTTCCGTAAATCGGTGGAGGTCTGCAACGAGGACGACACCTGGAAGCTGAACGTAGCCCACGTGCTCTTCATGCAGAACAAGTACAAGGAGGCCATCGGCTTCTACGAGCCCATCGTCAAGAAGCACTACGACAAC GTGGAGCAGTGTAACATTCAGGAGTGTCCCTGCAAGTGCAAACCTTCG ATCCTGAATGTGAGCGCTGTGGTTCTGGccaacctgtgtgtgtcctACATCATGACCAACCAGAATGAAGAG GCTGAGGAGCTGATGAGGAAGattgagaaagaggaggagcagatcTCCTACGATGACCCCGACAAAAAGGTGTTCCACCTCTGCATCGTCAACCTGGTTATCGG gacGCTGTACTGCGCCAAAGGGAACTACGACTTCGGCATCTCTCGTGTCATCAAGAGCCTGGAGCCTTACAACAAGAAG ctGGGGACGGACACATGGTTCTACGCCAAGCgatgtttcctgtctctgttgGAGAACATGTCCAAACACATGGTCATGCTGCGGGACGCTGTGGTTCAGGAGTGCATTCAGTTCCTGGAGCACTGCGAGG CGTACGGTAAGGAGGTTCCAGCCATCATCGAACAACCTCTGGAGGAGATCCACACTCACATCGGCAAGAACACCGTCACCTACGAGGCTCGACTACTCAAGGCGCTGTTCTACGAGGTCATTGGCTGGAacaagtga
- the flr gene encoding tetratricopeptide repeat protein 30A isoform X3, giving the protein MTAIKDGEYTATIYKLIKDGQYVEAIHILNGQLQKHTKSRAALSLMGYCYYHIQDFTNAAECYEQLTQLHPEVEEYKVYYAQSLYKSGAYPEATKASFVLDNPSSHTKMVKLQACIKYCEEDYSAAKSMLEQLPQDDPDYIYNMGCLLYQDGKYEEACKKFMSAMQVLGYVPALSYNIALCYYNLKNYDQAHKYIGEIIERGIKDHPELSVGLTTEGIDLPSVGNTLVLQQTALIEASNLKAAIEYQLKNIKVAQDALTDMPPRSEEELDPVTLHNQALLNMDTKPSEGFEKLAFLLQQPSFPPVTFGNLLLLYCKHEYFDLAADVLAENAHLTYKFLSPYMYEFLDALLTCQTAPEEAFRKFDEMNGKLTEQLRKLAKQLQDVRLVREDEVQKKALQEYDLMQEKYIVVLMAQAKIYWNRENFQMVEKIFRKSVEVCNEDDTWKLNVAHVLFMQNKYKEAIGFYEPIVKKHYDNILNVSAVVLANLCVSYIMTNQNEEAEELMRKIEKEEEQISYDDPDKKVFHLCIVNLVIGTLYCAKGNYDFGISRVIKSLEPYNKKLGTDTWFYAKRCFLSLLENMSKHMVMLRDAVVQECIQFLEHCEAYGKEVPAIIEQPLEEIHTHIGKNTVTYEARLLKALFYEVIGWNK; this is encoded by the exons ATGACAGCTATAAAAGACGGGGAGTACACGGCTACAATCTACAAACTG ATTAAAGACGGCCAGTATGTGGAAGCAATTCACATCCTAAACGGTcaacttcaaaaacacacaaag TCCAGGGCAGCACTGTCTCTGATGGGTTACTGCTACTATCACATCCAGGATTTCACCAACGCAGCAGAGTGCTACGAGCAGCTCACCCAGCTGCACCCAGAGGTGGAGGAGTACAAAGTGTACTACGCCCAGTCTCTGTACAAATCTGGGGCTTATCCTGAAGCCACCAAGGCCTCCTTCGTGCTTGACAACCCCAGCAGTCACACCAag ATGGTCAAGCTGCAAGCCTGCATCAAATACTGTGAGGAAGATTACTCTGCTGCCAAG tccATGCTGGAGCAGCTGCCCCAGGACGACCCAGACTACATCTACAATATGGGCTGTTTGCTTTACCAGGACGGCAAGTACGAGGAGGCCTGTAAGAAGTTCATGTCGGCCATGCAAGTGCTGGGATACGTGCCAG CGTTGTCCTACAACATCGCCTTGTGTTACTACAACCTGAAGAACTACGATCAGGCACACAAATACATCGGAGAGATCATAGAACGAGGCATCAAAGACCATCCAG AGCTGAGTGTCGGCTTGACAACTGAGGGAATCGACCTCCCGAGCGTTGGCAACACGCTGGTGCTGCAGCAGACGGCCCTGATCGAAGCTTCCAACCTCAAAGCTGCCATCGAATACCAGCTGAAGAACA TAAAAGTAGCTCAGGACGCGTTGACAGACATGCCCCCCAGATCAGAGGAG gagCTGGACCCAGTGACACTCCATAACCAGGCTCTGTTGAACATGGACACGAAGCCGTCTGAGGGTTTCGAGAAGCTGGCCTTCTTGCTCCAGCAGCCCTCCTTCCCACCCGTAACCTTTGgaaacctgctgctgctttactgCAAACACGAG TACTTTGACCTGGCAGCTGACGTCCTGGCAGAGAACGCCCATCTCACCTACAAGTTCCTCTCTCCG tATATGTATGAGTTTCTTGACGCCTTGTTGACCTGCCAGACGGCACCAGAGGAG gcGTTTAGGAAGTTTGATGAGATGAATGGAAAACTGACGGAGCAGTTACGCAAGCTGGCCAAGCAG TTGCAGGACGTCAGGCTGGTTCGAGAAGATGAGGTGCAGAAGAAAGCTCTGCAGGAGTACGACCTGATGCAGGAGaa GTACATCGTGGTCCTGATGGCCCAGGCCAAGATCTACTGGAACCGGGAGAACTTCCAGATGGTGGAGAAGATTTTCCGTAAATCGGTGGAGGTCTGCAACGAGGACGACACCTGGAAGCTGAACGTAGCCCACGTGCTCTTCATGCAGAACAAGTACAAGGAGGCCATCGGCTTCTACGAGCCCATCGTCAAGAAGCACTACGACAAC ATCCTGAATGTGAGCGCTGTGGTTCTGGccaacctgtgtgtgtcctACATCATGACCAACCAGAATGAAGAG GCTGAGGAGCTGATGAGGAAGattgagaaagaggaggagcagatcTCCTACGATGACCCCGACAAAAAGGTGTTCCACCTCTGCATCGTCAACCTGGTTATCGG gacGCTGTACTGCGCCAAAGGGAACTACGACTTCGGCATCTCTCGTGTCATCAAGAGCCTGGAGCCTTACAACAAGAAG ctGGGGACGGACACATGGTTCTACGCCAAGCgatgtttcctgtctctgttgGAGAACATGTCCAAACACATGGTCATGCTGCGGGACGCTGTGGTTCAGGAGTGCATTCAGTTCCTGGAGCACTGCGAGG CGTACGGTAAGGAGGTTCCAGCCATCATCGAACAACCTCTGGAGGAGATCCACACTCACATCGGCAAGAACACCGTCACCTACGAGGCTCGACTACTCAAGGCGCTGTTCTACGAGGTCATTGGCTGGAacaagtga
- the flr gene encoding tetratricopeptide repeat protein 30A isoform X1 — protein MTAIKDGEYTATIYKLIKDGQYVEAIHILNGQLQKHTKSRAALSLMGYCYYHIQDFTNAAECYEQLTQLHPEVEEYKVYYAQSLYKSGAYPEATKASFVLDNPSSHTKMVKLQACIKYCEEDYSAAKSMLEQLPQDDPDYIYNMGCLLYQDGKYEEACKKFMSAMQVLGYVPALSYNIALCYYNLKNYDQAHKYIGEIIERGIKDHPELSVGLTTEGIDLPSVGNTLVLQQTALIEASNLKAAIEYQLKNIKVAQDALTDMPPRSEEELDPVTLHNQALLNMDTKPSEGFEKLAFLLQQPSFPPVTFGNLLLLYCKHEYFDLAADVLAENAHLTYKFLSPYMYEFLDALLTCQTAPEEAFRKFDEMNGKLTEQLRKLAKQLQDVRLVREDEVQKKALQEYDLMQEKYIVVLMAQAKIYWNRENFQMVEKIFRKSVEVCNEDDTWKLNVAHVLFMQNKYKEAIGFYEPIVKKHYDNVEQCNIQECPCKCKPSILNVSAVVLANLCVSYIMTNQNEEAEELMRKIEKEEEQISYDDPDKKVFHLCIVNLVIGTLYCAKGNYDFGISRVIKSLEPYNKKLGTDTWFYAKRCFLSLLENMSKHMVMLRDAVVQECIQFLEHCEAYGKEVPAIIEQPLEEIHTHIGKNTVTYEARLLKALFYEVIGWNK, from the exons ATGACAGCTATAAAAGACGGGGAGTACACGGCTACAATCTACAAACTG ATTAAAGACGGCCAGTATGTGGAAGCAATTCACATCCTAAACGGTcaacttcaaaaacacacaaag TCCAGGGCAGCACTGTCTCTGATGGGTTACTGCTACTATCACATCCAGGATTTCACCAACGCAGCAGAGTGCTACGAGCAGCTCACCCAGCTGCACCCAGAGGTGGAGGAGTACAAAGTGTACTACGCCCAGTCTCTGTACAAATCTGGGGCTTATCCTGAAGCCACCAAGGCCTCCTTCGTGCTTGACAACCCCAGCAGTCACACCAag ATGGTCAAGCTGCAAGCCTGCATCAAATACTGTGAGGAAGATTACTCTGCTGCCAAG tccATGCTGGAGCAGCTGCCCCAGGACGACCCAGACTACATCTACAATATGGGCTGTTTGCTTTACCAGGACGGCAAGTACGAGGAGGCCTGTAAGAAGTTCATGTCGGCCATGCAAGTGCTGGGATACGTGCCAG CGTTGTCCTACAACATCGCCTTGTGTTACTACAACCTGAAGAACTACGATCAGGCACACAAATACATCGGAGAGATCATAGAACGAGGCATCAAAGACCATCCAG AGCTGAGTGTCGGCTTGACAACTGAGGGAATCGACCTCCCGAGCGTTGGCAACACGCTGGTGCTGCAGCAGACGGCCCTGATCGAAGCTTCCAACCTCAAAGCTGCCATCGAATACCAGCTGAAGAACA TAAAAGTAGCTCAGGACGCGTTGACAGACATGCCCCCCAGATCAGAGGAG gagCTGGACCCAGTGACACTCCATAACCAGGCTCTGTTGAACATGGACACGAAGCCGTCTGAGGGTTTCGAGAAGCTGGCCTTCTTGCTCCAGCAGCCCTCCTTCCCACCCGTAACCTTTGgaaacctgctgctgctttactgCAAACACGAG TACTTTGACCTGGCAGCTGACGTCCTGGCAGAGAACGCCCATCTCACCTACAAGTTCCTCTCTCCG tATATGTATGAGTTTCTTGACGCCTTGTTGACCTGCCAGACGGCACCAGAGGAG gcGTTTAGGAAGTTTGATGAGATGAATGGAAAACTGACGGAGCAGTTACGCAAGCTGGCCAAGCAG TTGCAGGACGTCAGGCTGGTTCGAGAAGATGAGGTGCAGAAGAAAGCTCTGCAGGAGTACGACCTGATGCAGGAGaa GTACATCGTGGTCCTGATGGCCCAGGCCAAGATCTACTGGAACCGGGAGAACTTCCAGATGGTGGAGAAGATTTTCCGTAAATCGGTGGAGGTCTGCAACGAGGACGACACCTGGAAGCTGAACGTAGCCCACGTGCTCTTCATGCAGAACAAGTACAAGGAGGCCATCGGCTTCTACGAGCCCATCGTCAAGAAGCACTACGACAAC GTGGAGCAGTGTAACATTCAGGAGTGTCCCTGCAAGTGCAAACCTTCG ATCCTGAATGTGAGCGCTGTGGTTCTGGccaacctgtgtgtgtcctACATCATGACCAACCAGAATGAAGAG GCTGAGGAGCTGATGAGGAAGattgagaaagaggaggagcagatcTCCTACGATGACCCCGACAAAAAGGTGTTCCACCTCTGCATCGTCAACCTGGTTATCGG gacGCTGTACTGCGCCAAAGGGAACTACGACTTCGGCATCTCTCGTGTCATCAAGAGCCTGGAGCCTTACAACAAGAAG ctGGGGACGGACACATGGTTCTACGCCAAGCgatgtttcctgtctctgttgGAGAACATGTCCAAACACATGGTCATGCTGCGGGACGCTGTGGTTCAGGAGTGCATTCAGTTCCTGGAGCACTGCGAGG CGTACGGTAAGGAGGTTCCAGCCATCATCGAACAACCTCTGGAGGAGATCCACACTCACATCGGCAAGAACACCGTCACCTACGAGGCTCGACTACTCAAGGCGCTGTTCTACGAGGTCATTGGCTGGAacaagtga